The Pyxidicoccus sp. MSG2 DNA segment TGTTGATGGCCGAGTGGTGGCAGAACACATCCTCACCCCCGCCGTCCTGGGTGATGAAGCCGAAGCCCTTCGCGTCGTTGAACCACTTCACGGTACCGGTTGCCATTGCACTTCCTCAGTCTTGCGGGGCGGTGTGGGGAGAGCCGCCCGTTCTTCCCGCCCCCCGACTACCGGGAGACACTCCGAGTTGTAGTGAAACGGCCGGCTGGAAGTCCAGCCGGCCGCCCGGAATGCCCGAGTTGCCAAGAACCCGGGGCTCATATTCAGCATGTCTCGCGCAGGTTTGGGCGCGGTGAAGCCGCGTCGCGTCAGACGTCGAGCAGCAGCCGCTCGGGGTCCTCGATGCACTCCTTCACGCGCACGAGGAACTGCACGGCCTCGCGGCCGTCGACCAGGCGGTGGTCGTACGTGAGGGCCACGAACATGATGGGGCGGATGACAATCTGGCCGTCGCGCACCACGGGGCGGTCGACGATGTTGTGCATGCCCAGGATGCCCGTCTGCGGCGGGTTGAGGATGGGCGTGGACAGCATGGAGCCGAAGATGCCGCCGTTGGTAATCGTGAAGGTGCCGCCCTGCAGGTCCGCCAGACCCAGCTTGTCGTTGCGGGCGCGGGTGCCGAGCTCGCCGACAGTCTTCTCCAGGTCCGCCAGGCCCAGCTTGTCCGCGTTGCGCACCACCGGCACCACGAGGCCGCGGCTGCCGCTCACCGCCACGCCGATGTCGTAGTAGTGCTTGAAGATGACGTCCTCGCCGTCGATCTCCGCGTTGATTTGCGGGAAGGCCTTGAGGGCCTCGACGGACGCGCGGATGAAGAAGCTCATGAAGCCGAGCTTCACGCCGTGCTTCGCCTGGAACTTGTCGTTGTACTTCTTGCGCAGGGCCATCACCTCGCCCATGTCCACCTCGTTGAAGGTGGTGAGCATGGCGGCGGTGGACTGCGCCTGGATGAGGCGCTCGGCCACGCGCTTGCGCAGCGGCGTCATGCGCACGCGCTCCTCGCGCGCGGCGTTGGGGCGGGGGCCGGAGGGCACGGCGGGCGCCTGCACGGGGGCGGGGGCGGCCGGACGGCTGATTTGACCGAGCACGTCCTCCTTGGTGATGCGGCCACCGGCGCCGCTGCCCTTCACCTGGGTGAGGTCGACCTGGTTCTCCTCGGCCACCTTGCGCGCGGTGGGCGTCATGCGCGCGTC contains these protein-coding regions:
- the odhB gene encoding 2-oxoglutarate dehydrogenase complex dihydrolipoyllysine-residue succinyltransferase, coding for MAVELKVPPLGESITEAVVGKWNKKMGDAVSADEPLVVLETDKVTIDVPAPTAGALSSISFKEGDKVRVGEVLGLIEAGAGASAAKPAAAAAPAPAPAPAGASVDARMTPTARKVAEENQVDLTQVKGSGAGGRITKEDVLGQISRPAAPAPVQAPAVPSGPRPNAAREERVRMTPLRKRVAERLIQAQSTAAMLTTFNEVDMGEVMALRKKYNDKFQAKHGVKLGFMSFFIRASVEALKAFPQINAEIDGEDVIFKHYYDIGVAVSGSRGLVVPVVRNADKLGLADLEKTVGELGTRARNDKLGLADLQGGTFTITNGGIFGSMLSTPILNPPQTGILGMHNIVDRPVVRDGQIVIRPIMFVALTYDHRLVDGREAVQFLVRVKECIEDPERLLLDV
- a CDS encoding cold-shock protein; translation: MATGTVKWFNDAKGFGFITQDGGGEDVFCHHSAINMDGFRTLAEGQKVEFEVTRGPKGLQAQNVRAAG